The following proteins are co-located in the Asticcacaulis excentricus CB 48 genome:
- a CDS encoding RHS repeat-associated core domain-containing protein: MCKNIIKSAGAILGLIVATSLGGGAYAQSSSPTPVAPTVTSVDQNDVDLITGKLRMPAITVSAGSNGSGIARSGTSFGFPGEDNFTGVMNQDDYNLRAVSLGNTTEKFQGTFTNNIWSYVPLDGATSTLNCSYNLCNYTLKDGTVAVYDMNLASNVAYPADLGAPITITRPDGEVITLTYKMTTVSTVKYRQLVSVSSSLGWMIKYNPADANSNRTIQVINTAVDYCDPAADTCTALSQSWPQVTISLLGAGWAVKDANNNQTTYTLTGGVGYTEITNPSGLKRTISYYSTGDYKNRVHQVTQGGSTWTYAYSTSGTVLTTTVTNPQGNTRVLQSDTGNLHVLSVQDEAGRVLSYTYSPTTGYVTRVTNPDGNTGGGYTDYTYDSRGNVTQMTVVPQSGSGLPNIVTSATYETGCANIKTCNKPLTVTDATGVTTTYTYDGNSGSVLTETSPTVNGVATQIRYSYSQVTPQIKNSAGALVASTPVWRLTKTSTCMTTASCADTTDEVKTVVSYNSPNVFPTTTTTSRGDGSYANTTTLTYDAVGNITVSDGPKPGTVDATYYYYDNLRRVVGMIGPDPDGSGPLNRPAARKTYDVDGHLTVDESGTVTTVSYAALTGSMTVQEKETNEYSSTTGLAMTARYYDSAGSLKRVTQRSYDSLFRVDCVAQRLNEAAFTSLPASACTLGTAGADGNDRISKYAYDATGAVTKVTSAYGTSLASDDFVKVYLPASGRIESISDAKGNKTSYFYDGLNRLIKTCFPQAGNGTVSSTTDCEQTTYTGARPTSVTLRDGQTINFAYDAMGRVNGKSGALTESFTYNNFGQLVSHTNNGVTSTSAYLSMGWLASETGPKGSVSYQYDTHGKRTRLTYPDGFYVTYEYNDGDQLVAIKENGTTTIASFTADDYSRRHVLNRGNGVTTTYDYDSQSRLNGLTTTIPGSPADNIVMGYAYSPADQIKTRSVGTTGYLMTGMSSQTTGYTPNGLNQIATVAGTNLSYDARGNMTSDGAVTYSYNVNNLLTGTSTGASLAYDSENRLYTISKGGVTTTFVYDGTDLIAEYNGSTLLRRYVHGPDSDEPLVWYEPSETGVLAKRYFTADNQGSIIGITASNGASWAINAYDEYGVPRAGNAGRFQYTGQVYLSEIGLYYYKARLYSPTLGRFMQTDPIGYGDGMNIYAYVQNDPINGSDPTGLTGATDCHSDSCRGKALTTDCPLGDKVCEQAAMADAYNAVQEVVVVGKRRNERPLLKFAVSMLPGGDLINCVAFGCNRREWVTAAVWGVVDLAGGEAFKIGGKILIKVAPKVAELTFTTFKGVGYFTKKCMCLVADTEVATPTGLVAIQDIKVGDLVLAYNEANGQVVAKPVSALIRPAPQATFEVKLEAAANQDREVFRASADHPWLMTNGQWVHTQDLKVGQHVKTATGIDLVVTALKPTGKSEQTYNLTVDDLHTYLIGNDHAVVHNSGTCRLLWKLTKEGAEKVANGPFGKLYKSAPDKFGNVYWWSKDIAGHGGSAFKVFEEGSDGLHWYKDADKYGDFIVGKHKGDTGLFIPWSQIH; the protein is encoded by the coding sequence ATGTGCAAAAATATTATCAAAAGCGCTGGCGCCATCCTTGGACTGATTGTGGCGACAAGTTTAGGCGGCGGCGCCTATGCGCAATCCAGCAGTCCAACGCCTGTCGCGCCTACAGTTACCTCCGTTGATCAGAACGACGTGGACCTGATCACTGGCAAATTGCGCATGCCAGCCATCACCGTCTCGGCGGGGAGCAATGGAAGTGGCATCGCCCGCTCTGGAACGTCATTCGGGTTCCCCGGTGAGGATAACTTCACCGGCGTAATGAACCAGGACGACTACAATTTGCGCGCGGTCAGCCTGGGCAACACGACAGAGAAATTTCAGGGGACATTCACGAACAACATTTGGTCCTACGTTCCCCTGGATGGCGCGACCAGTACGTTGAATTGCTCGTACAACCTCTGCAATTACACCTTGAAAGACGGCACAGTCGCTGTCTACGACATGAACCTTGCGTCTAACGTTGCCTATCCTGCGGACCTCGGAGCGCCAATCACGATAACGCGACCGGATGGTGAGGTCATCACCCTCACCTATAAAATGACGACGGTAAGTACGGTGAAGTACCGTCAGTTGGTTTCCGTGTCGAGTTCCCTAGGCTGGATGATCAAGTACAACCCGGCCGACGCCAATTCGAACAGAACGATACAGGTTATCAACACCGCCGTTGACTATTGCGATCCGGCGGCTGACACCTGCACCGCCCTTAGCCAAAGCTGGCCACAAGTTACGATCAGCCTTTTAGGGGCAGGCTGGGCTGTCAAGGATGCCAATAACAACCAGACGACCTACACCCTGACCGGCGGGGTGGGCTATACTGAAATAACCAACCCATCCGGATTAAAGCGAACGATCAGTTACTATTCGACCGGGGACTATAAAAACCGTGTCCACCAGGTCACTCAAGGCGGATCGACCTGGACCTATGCCTATAGCACCAGTGGAACCGTTCTCACGACCACGGTCACCAATCCGCAGGGCAACACGCGGGTGCTCCAATCGGATACCGGCAATCTGCATGTGCTTTCGGTGCAAGATGAAGCGGGCCGTGTCCTGTCCTACACCTACAGCCCGACGACAGGCTATGTCACACGGGTAACCAATCCGGATGGGAACACCGGCGGCGGCTATACCGATTATACCTACGACAGTCGCGGTAACGTCACCCAGATGACGGTTGTGCCGCAGTCCGGCTCGGGCCTGCCCAATATCGTCACGTCCGCAACCTACGAGACCGGCTGCGCCAACATCAAGACCTGTAATAAGCCATTGACGGTAACGGACGCGACAGGCGTCACCACCACCTACACATATGATGGCAACAGCGGCAGCGTTCTAACGGAAACCTCACCGACCGTAAACGGGGTCGCAACACAAATACGCTACTCTTATAGCCAGGTGACGCCGCAGATTAAGAACAGTGCGGGCGCACTGGTCGCAAGCACCCCAGTATGGCGGCTGACAAAAACCTCCACTTGCATGACCACGGCCAGTTGTGCCGATACGACCGATGAGGTCAAAACGGTTGTCAGTTATAACTCCCCGAATGTCTTCCCAACCACAACAACGACCAGCCGGGGTGACGGTTCATATGCGAACACGACGACCCTGACTTATGACGCCGTCGGCAACATCACCGTTTCTGACGGGCCGAAGCCCGGCACGGTCGATGCAACCTATTACTACTATGACAACCTGCGTCGGGTAGTGGGAATGATCGGGCCCGATCCCGATGGTTCAGGGCCACTGAACCGTCCTGCGGCACGCAAGACCTACGATGTTGATGGCCACTTGACTGTTGACGAGTCAGGGACCGTTACGACCGTCAGTTATGCCGCCCTCACCGGTTCCATGACGGTACAGGAAAAGGAAACGAACGAGTACAGTTCCACAACGGGCCTCGCCATGACCGCTCGCTACTACGACTCGGCGGGCTCCCTGAAGCGCGTAACGCAGCGATCGTATGACAGCCTGTTTCGTGTGGATTGCGTGGCTCAACGTCTGAACGAAGCCGCATTTACCTCTTTACCCGCCTCGGCCTGTACATTGGGAACGGCCGGCGCCGACGGCAATGATCGCATTTCTAAATACGCCTACGACGCCACGGGCGCCGTGACCAAGGTGACGAGCGCCTACGGCACATCCCTGGCATCGGACGATTTTGTAAAGGTGTATTTGCCCGCCAGCGGTCGTATCGAATCGATCTCCGACGCCAAGGGCAACAAAACGAGCTATTTCTATGATGGCCTGAACCGTCTCATCAAGACGTGCTTTCCGCAGGCAGGCAATGGTACTGTCAGTTCGACAACAGATTGCGAGCAGACAACTTACACTGGGGCAAGACCAACGTCCGTTACCTTGCGCGACGGACAAACCATCAATTTCGCCTATGACGCCATGGGGCGGGTCAACGGCAAATCCGGCGCCCTTACAGAGAGTTTCACTTACAATAATTTCGGTCAGTTGGTGTCGCACACTAATAATGGTGTGACATCGACCTCCGCCTACCTGTCGATGGGCTGGCTTGCCAGTGAGACCGGGCCCAAAGGGTCTGTATCTTATCAATACGACACCCATGGCAAGCGGACGCGTCTGACCTATCCCGATGGCTTCTATGTCACCTACGAATACAATGACGGCGACCAACTGGTCGCCATCAAGGAGAATGGCACGACAACCATCGCCTCCTTTACTGCGGACGATTACAGCCGCCGTCACGTTCTCAATCGCGGCAACGGCGTCACGACGACCTACGACTATGATAGCCAGTCTCGCCTGAATGGCCTGACAACGACCATTCCAGGCTCGCCCGCCGACAATATTGTTATGGGATACGCCTATTCGCCAGCGGACCAGATCAAGACCCGTAGCGTTGGAACAACTGGTTATTTGATGACTGGTATGTCGTCACAAACGACTGGCTACACGCCCAACGGCCTAAACCAGATCGCCACCGTCGCGGGCACCAATCTATCCTACGATGCACGTGGGAATATGACGTCGGATGGCGCCGTTACCTACAGCTACAATGTCAACAATTTGCTGACCGGTACCTCCACAGGGGCTAGCCTGGCATACGATTCCGAGAACCGCCTCTACACGATCAGCAAAGGCGGCGTGACGACCACATTTGTCTATGACGGCACGGATCTGATTGCCGAGTATAATGGTTCAACCCTGCTACGGCGCTATGTCCATGGCCCGGACAGCGATGAACCCTTGGTGTGGTACGAACCCAGCGAAACCGGCGTGTTGGCAAAGCGCTATTTTACTGCCGACAATCAAGGCAGCATCATTGGCATCACAGCTTCCAACGGCGCGAGTTGGGCGATCAATGCCTATGACGAATATGGCGTACCGCGCGCCGGAAACGCTGGCCGTTTCCAATACACGGGGCAGGTCTATCTGAGCGAAATCGGCCTCTACTATTACAAGGCGCGTCTGTACTCTCCGACGCTTGGCCGGTTCATGCAAACCGATCCGATTGGATACGGCGATGGCATGAACATCTATGCCTATGTCCAGAACGATCCGATCAACGGTTCTGATCCAACGGGTCTAACCGGCGCTACCGATTGCCATTCGGACTCCTGTCGGGGCAAGGCTCTGACAACCGATTGCCCGCTGGGCGATAAGGTCTGCGAACAAGCTGCAATGGCGGACGCATATAATGCCGTCCAGGAGGTGGTCGTCGTTGGAAAACGACGCAACGAGCGCCCGCTCCTTAAGTTTGCGGTTTCGATGCTTCCCGGGGGCGATCTGATCAACTGTGTTGCTTTTGGTTGCAACCGTCGCGAATGGGTAACGGCCGCCGTTTGGGGGGTGGTTGATCTCGCCGGAGGCGAGGCATTCAAAATTGGCGGCAAGATACTTATCAAGGTGGCACCAAAGGTCGCGGAGCTGACATTCACGACTTTCAAGGGAGTCGGGTATTTTACGAAGAAGTGTATGTGTCTGGTTGCAGACACCGAGGTAGCGACACCGACAGGCCTTGTGGCTATCCAGGACATTAAGGTTGGTGATCTGGTTCTGGCCTATAATGAAGCCAATGGCCAGGTCGTCGCGAAGCCCGTCTCAGCCCTGATCCGTCCGGCACCGCAAGCCACCTTCGAGGTTAAGCTCGAAGCCGCCGCCAATCAGGACCGTGAAGTCTTCCGCGCCAGTGCCGATCACCCCTGGCTCATGACCAATGGCCAATGGGTACATACTCAGGACCTAAAGGTCGGCCAGCACGTCAAGACCGCCACCGGTATCGACCTCGTCGTCACCGCTCTTAAGCCCACTGGCAAAAGCGAGCAGACCTACAACCTAACCGTCGATGACCTGCACACCTACCTCATCGGCAATGATCATGCCGTCGTGCATAACTCTGGAACATGCCGATTGCTGTGGAAACTTACCAAGGAGGGGGCCGAGAAAGTGGCAAATGGTCCATTTGGTAAGCTTTACAAAAGTGCTCCAGATAAGTTTGGTAATGTCTATTGGTGGTCAAAGGATATTGCGGGACATGGTGGATCAGCTTTCAAAGTATTTGAAGAAGGCTCGGATGGTCTACATTGGTATAAAGATGCCGACAAGTATGGAGATTTTATCGTAGGAAAGCACAAAGGGGACACTGGTTTATTCATTCCGTGGAGTCAGATACATTGA
- a CDS encoding type II secretion system F family protein — protein MSLSGRVEKGIIDARDEADAFARLRAQQLQPLKLTPYAATKPLAGGAFLSVFRNKPADLEALLTNLSVLLRTGADIRTALGILDDEGKGLKAAAGKILSGSTIEAALTPLFPAGQAHLGALIAAGEARGDLPSGLEAAAKVLAARRLIRQQLIEALSYPAFVFVTAVAALTVILLVVVPAIAPLLDETGQSVPVYFQIIVWMSQALQWGWGYLSIALILLCLGTILAYRYGGLRHIADQWWLDGPMGPIVRGLVYGGFARGLGDTLSGGAAITEAIRLSQRSMGSGIARQRIDGVVQAVRQGRRLSEALRQVPGFPKAILKLCEVGETSGQLGPMLARAGERSEAEALARISKLSKILGPVLILGLGLMIGALMGGVLTALTQIGSVAGA, from the coding sequence ATGAGCCTCTCCGGGCGTGTCGAAAAGGGTATAATCGACGCCCGTGACGAAGCCGATGCGTTTGCCAGATTGCGGGCTCAGCAACTTCAGCCCCTCAAACTCACACCCTACGCCGCAACCAAGCCATTGGCAGGTGGCGCGTTTCTCTCCGTCTTTCGTAACAAACCCGCAGACCTTGAGGCGCTGCTGACCAATCTCAGCGTGCTTTTGCGTACAGGGGCGGATATCCGCACGGCTCTGGGAATTCTGGATGATGAAGGCAAGGGGCTGAAGGCTGCGGCGGGTAAGATTTTGAGCGGATCGACGATTGAAGCGGCCCTGACCCCTTTGTTCCCGGCAGGACAGGCGCATCTGGGCGCTTTGATCGCGGCGGGTGAGGCGCGGGGGGATTTGCCTTCGGGGCTGGAGGCCGCCGCAAAGGTATTAGCGGCCCGGCGCCTCATCCGGCAGCAACTGATTGAAGCGCTGAGTTATCCGGCCTTTGTTTTTGTCACCGCGGTGGCCGCTCTTACCGTCATTCTGCTTGTTGTGGTGCCGGCTATTGCGCCACTTCTTGATGAGACCGGACAATCCGTGCCGGTGTATTTCCAGATAATCGTATGGATGAGCCAAGCCTTGCAATGGGGCTGGGGGTATCTGTCTATAGCCCTGATTCTCCTCTGCCTTGGCACCATCCTTGCCTACCGCTACGGTGGGCTAAGACATATTGCTGATCAGTGGTGGCTGGATGGGCCGATGGGGCCCATCGTACGGGGGCTCGTCTATGGTGGCTTTGCGCGGGGCTTAGGTGACACGCTCTCGGGCGGGGCGGCGATTACCGAAGCCATCCGCCTCAGCCAGCGAAGCATGGGCTCTGGGATTGCCCGACAGCGGATAGACGGTGTTGTCCAGGCTGTCCGACAGGGCCGCCGGCTGAGTGAGGCGCTGCGACAGGTGCCGGGATTCCCGAAAGCCATCCTCAAACTCTGCGAGGTTGGGGAAACCTCCGGTCAACTGGGGCCCATGCTGGCTCGTGCCGGTGAGCGTAGCGAGGCGGAGGCCTTAGCGCGGATATCCAAACTGTCCAAAATTCTGGGGCCGGTGCTTATTCTTGGTCTCGGTCTGATGATCGGTGCGCTGATGGGCGGCGTTCTGACGGCACTCACGCAGATAGGGAGCGTGGCGGGGGCTTAG
- a CDS encoding GspE/PulE family protein: MNETWGISETEAFATFQRDDVLDHLLVSGRLSVEAISRAEAVARRSSQPVELVLNQLGQLSDDDLAEAYSAVTGYRVWDAQNEPSEIEPETLGLGPEFLRKVRAVPLRLEEDVLVCAVCDPFDAEMRAGLGFATGRELRFLIARVMDWRTAFDVRAEGPPPEFDERRIERDLALVEDASVEGQAVELVNTAFAAAVDRGASDIHFEPRRHDLLIRLRVDGHLIDLMTASSDLSAPVVSRIKVLSNLNVGERRLPQDGRASFVNAGRAVDVRVATAPTVFGESAVLRLLDRAQAPQDIASLALPKTVTALLERAVRTPHGLFLVTGPTGSGKTTTLYALLAAFKGSGKKILSVEDPVERHFEHVSQTQVQSQIGLTFAACLRAFLRHDPDVILVGEIRDAETAAVAVQAAMTGHLVLASVHANTALAVAPRLNDMGVEPYQLAASLKGVMAQRLVRRLCGACKTEDKPSEALAAYAERLGRQAPVRVFRPVGCPRCRGQGYSGRLVLAEGLWADDLFLARVGEGASLDVLKTYGRTLGLRTMTDEGFDLICQGETTLEDVLTVTDD; encoded by the coding sequence ATGAATGAGACCTGGGGCATCTCTGAAACGGAGGCCTTTGCGACCTTTCAGCGTGATGATGTCCTCGATCATCTTCTGGTGTCGGGACGTTTAAGCGTTGAGGCGATATCGAGAGCGGAAGCTGTGGCGAGACGCTCCTCTCAGCCTGTCGAGCTTGTACTCAACCAACTCGGTCAGTTGTCGGACGATGATCTCGCCGAGGCCTATTCGGCAGTCACGGGGTACCGGGTCTGGGACGCACAAAATGAACCCTCCGAGATAGAGCCCGAAACACTCGGACTGGGGCCGGAGTTTCTGCGCAAGGTCAGGGCCGTGCCCTTGCGTCTTGAGGAGGATGTCCTCGTCTGTGCGGTCTGTGACCCGTTTGACGCAGAGATGCGCGCGGGATTGGGGTTTGCCACCGGAAGGGAACTGCGCTTTCTGATCGCACGGGTGATGGATTGGCGAACCGCTTTTGATGTGCGGGCCGAGGGACCGCCACCGGAGTTCGATGAACGTCGCATCGAACGCGATCTGGCACTGGTAGAAGACGCCAGCGTCGAAGGGCAGGCTGTAGAACTGGTCAATACGGCCTTTGCTGCCGCTGTGGATCGTGGCGCGTCAGATATTCATTTTGAGCCCCGAAGGCACGACCTTTTGATACGCCTGCGTGTCGATGGCCATCTGATTGACCTGATGACCGCCTCCAGCGACCTTTCTGCGCCCGTCGTCTCGCGCATCAAGGTGCTTTCGAACCTGAATGTCGGCGAGCGTAGGCTCCCTCAGGACGGACGGGCCTCCTTCGTCAATGCCGGCCGCGCGGTTGATGTGCGGGTTGCGACCGCGCCTACCGTGTTTGGCGAATCCGCTGTCTTGCGTCTTTTGGACCGGGCGCAGGCGCCTCAGGATATTGCGTCACTGGCCCTACCAAAAACTGTCACGGCGCTCCTTGAACGCGCCGTCCGAACACCGCATGGCCTGTTTCTGGTCACCGGTCCAACGGGGTCGGGCAAGACGACGACGCTGTACGCCCTTCTGGCCGCCTTCAAGGGCTCGGGAAAGAAAATCCTCAGCGTCGAAGACCCCGTCGAGAGGCATTTTGAACATGTCTCGCAAACCCAGGTCCAGAGTCAGATCGGTCTGACCTTCGCCGCTTGCTTGCGGGCGTTCCTCCGCCACGATCCGGATGTCATCCTCGTAGGTGAAATCCGTGACGCGGAAACCGCGGCCGTGGCAGTTCAGGCCGCCATGACGGGGCACCTCGTGCTCGCTTCCGTGCATGCAAATACGGCATTGGCCGTCGCCCCGCGTTTGAACGATATGGGGGTCGAGCCCTATCAGCTTGCCGCCTCGCTCAAAGGCGTAATGGCGCAACGGCTGGTGCGCCGACTGTGCGGGGCCTGTAAAACGGAAGATAAACCGTCTGAGGCCCTCGCTGCCTATGCGGAGCGTCTGGGGCGGCAAGCCCCGGTGCGAGTATTCCGGCCGGTCGGGTGCCCGCGTTGTCGGGGACAGGGCTATAGCGGGCGTCTGGTGCTGGCCGAAGGCCTCTGGGCCGATGATCTCTTCCTCGCCCGTGTAGGTGAGGGGGCCAGTCTCGATGTCCTGAAAACCTACGGGCGGACGCTCGGCCTGCGCACCATGACGGACGAGGGATTTGATCTGATCTGCCAGGGCGAAACGACGCTTGAAGATGTGTTGACGGTGACGGATGACTAG
- a CDS encoding prepilin peptidase, producing the protein MSALTPSQVLPDIPAPCLAALGAVVGLVIGSFVTNTAVRSTRGEANHLGRSVCDHCRTPLRWSETIPMVSLLIQGGRCRTCRAQIDPIHFWGEFAGAGVLGLSASLLPLPQALAVGLLGFALLALSLIDIQTFRLPNPLVFMVLVFSGLLSVVRGEGLTSLLWAAGVFIVLKALQFILQKRSGVAALGEGDIKLMSALALWLGSSVAYAFTLASLGALVFIVLTRRRGRIPFGPFIAAGAFVVGVVIEAPILHGLALETLGGVQ; encoded by the coding sequence ATGAGCGCTCTCACGCCAAGCCAAGTCCTGCCCGATATCCCGGCGCCATGTCTTGCGGCGCTTGGTGCCGTAGTGGGCCTCGTTATCGGCTCCTTTGTGACGAATACAGCCGTTCGCTCAACGCGCGGTGAGGCTAATCACCTTGGGCGTTCTGTCTGCGACCACTGTCGCACGCCGCTTCGGTGGAGCGAAACGATCCCCATGGTGTCGTTGCTAATTCAAGGTGGACGCTGCCGGACGTGCAGGGCTCAGATTGATCCGATCCACTTTTGGGGTGAGTTCGCGGGCGCCGGTGTACTCGGTTTAAGTGCATCCCTCCTACCGCTGCCGCAGGCGCTTGCGGTCGGGCTTTTGGGATTTGCGTTACTCGCGCTCAGCCTTATCGATATCCAGACCTTTCGGCTGCCAAATCCGTTGGTTTTTATGGTTCTCGTCTTCTCCGGTCTCTTGTCGGTTGTGCGGGGCGAGGGGTTGACCTCCCTGTTGTGGGCAGCCGGCGTCTTTATCGTTCTCAAGGCGCTACAGTTTATTCTGCAAAAGCGATCCGGCGTTGCGGCTTTGGGTGAGGGGGATATCAAGCTGATGTCGGCTCTGGCGCTTTGGCTCGGCTCTTCGGTAGCCTATGCCTTCACTCTGGCCAGTCTGGGTGCCTTAGTATTCATCGTCCTCACGCGCCGACGGGGTCGCATACCCTTCGGGCCCTTCATTGCCGCGGGTGCCTTTGTCGTCGGGGTCGTTATTGAGGCCCCAATCCTGCATGGGCTGGCGCTTGAAACCTTGGGAGGCGTACAATGA
- the gspG gene encoding type II secretion system major pseudopilin GspG, with protein MRSVRDMEAEAGYTLTEMLVVILIISLIAAVLTPSLLGQLSRSRAKTAALQIDTTTAALENYREDMGQYPSSSEGLTALVSAPAEGAWLGPYLKDKKSLNDPWGRPLVYALNADGVATVTSLGADGKEGGKGVDQDIIGTVR; from the coding sequence ATGCGTTCTGTAAGAGATATGGAGGCCGAGGCCGGCTATACGCTGACTGAAATGCTGGTGGTCATTCTCATTATCTCCCTGATTGCGGCGGTCCTGACACCTTCGCTGCTCGGCCAGTTGTCTCGTTCTCGCGCCAAGACGGCCGCGCTCCAGATCGATACGACGACGGCCGCCCTGGAAAACTACCGCGAGGACATGGGGCAATATCCGTCGTCGTCTGAGGGTTTGACGGCGCTGGTCTCAGCGCCAGCAGAAGGAGCATGGCTTGGGCCGTATCTGAAGGACAAGAAATCTCTCAATGACCCATGGGGGCGTCCGCTCGTGTACGCGTTGAACGCCGACGGCGTTGCGACGGTCACGTCCCTTGGGGCCGATGGAAAAGAGGGTGGTAAGGGCGTCGATCAGGATATCATCGGCACGGTTCGTTGA
- the gspD gene encoding type II secretion system secretin GspD, translating into MQLTWMKATGLAVCLTMTSGMIVSPVMAQNTAQPRPAAFSYNFKDADIAQVAEEILGNGLGVSYRVDPGVSGKMNFRIDQRLTKPQLLAAFEGALNAYDMAIVREGETLVVRPIANASVGAAINDGSSRLSRVGYQVRAVPIQYAAASEVAKVLESLSREKLVLFSSDKLSLILLGGTADEIESAMSSIRLFDQSTLSEARIRFFSLRNASATTVAGDLEKMLKASGTGSVTIAPMKRLNGVFAFSRSKEVLDELSGWVTRLDVPSTDQALSFLVYRPRGVSAEALARTLNQLLGLSSVASRETSTSRETPAGESATTATASEATNTNTDSNIRIVADKETNTVIVSAPEAERVRIQSVLNEVDREPAQVTIEASIVEVTLNNEFSFGVDWQTINGALSLSNYTTDSTSLAPQAPGFSVNYLRSDIKAALNALSSKSKVRIVSAPKMTARENATASLQIGDQVPIVKQNSQSTNGGNAPIVSTIDYRDTGVTLKVTPRVLNDNRVAMDVTQEVSSVARTQTSGIDSPTIKQRKLESSLIIPEGTVVALGGLISSSESDSEGGAPLLKDIPGLGNLFKQRARNKDRTELIVLIQVTILRDPAAFNRQWEDFGADIRDLAGRRLAPVQ; encoded by the coding sequence ATGCAATTGACGTGGATGAAAGCGACAGGCCTTGCCGTCTGTCTGACAATGACATCGGGGATGATCGTCTCACCGGTCATGGCGCAAAATACCGCGCAACCCCGGCCTGCGGCTTTTAGCTATAACTTCAAGGATGCCGATATTGCGCAGGTCGCTGAGGAAATTCTCGGCAACGGCCTCGGTGTCAGTTACCGCGTTGATCCGGGCGTCTCGGGCAAGATGAACTTCCGGATAGACCAGCGCCTGACGAAGCCTCAGCTCCTTGCGGCCTTCGAAGGGGCACTCAATGCCTATGACATGGCTATTGTCCGCGAAGGCGAAACACTGGTGGTCAGGCCCATCGCCAACGCCTCTGTGGGCGCGGCCATTAATGATGGGTCGAGCCGTCTGAGCCGTGTAGGATATCAGGTCCGGGCGGTCCCGATACAGTATGCGGCCGCCTCCGAAGTCGCCAAAGTGCTGGAAAGCCTGTCGCGCGAGAAGCTTGTCCTGTTCAGTTCGGACAAGTTGTCGCTCATTCTTCTGGGCGGCACGGCAGATGAGATCGAAAGCGCGATGTCCTCGATCAGACTCTTTGATCAGAGTACCTTGTCGGAGGCCCGCATCCGATTCTTTTCGCTACGCAATGCCAGTGCGACCACAGTGGCGGGCGATCTGGAGAAGATGCTCAAGGCCTCAGGGACGGGTTCCGTAACGATCGCGCCTATGAAGCGGCTCAACGGCGTGTTTGCGTTCTCGCGCTCGAAAGAGGTGCTCGATGAACTGAGTGGCTGGGTGACCCGTCTTGATGTGCCCTCGACCGACCAGGCTCTGAGTTTTCTGGTCTATCGCCCGAGAGGGGTATCGGCCGAAGCTCTGGCTCGCACGCTTAATCAGCTTCTGGGTCTCAGCAGCGTGGCCAGCCGCGAAACCTCGACCAGCCGGGAAACACCGGCAGGAGAGAGTGCGACGACCGCCACCGCGTCAGAGGCAACGAACACGAATACGGACAGCAATATTCGTATCGTCGCGGACAAGGAGACCAATACGGTGATTGTCAGCGCCCCGGAAGCCGAACGTGTCCGCATCCAGAGCGTGCTCAACGAAGTGGATCGCGAGCCGGCTCAGGTGACGATCGAAGCGTCCATTGTCGAAGTGACGCTGAACAACGAGTTCAGTTTTGGGGTGGACTGGCAAACGATCAATGGCGCGCTCAGTCTCTCGAACTACACGACCGACTCCACGAGCCTTGCCCCGCAGGCACCCGGATTTTCTGTCAACTATCTGAGAAGCGATATCAAGGCGGCGCTCAACGCCCTCAGTTCCAAGTCCAAGGTCCGCATTGTCTCCGCCCCCAAGATGACGGCGCGTGAAAACGCAACCGCCTCGCTTCAGATCGGTGATCAGGTGCCGATCGTCAAACAGAACTCCCAATCGACCAATGGCGGCAATGCCCCTATCGTTTCGACCATTGACTACCGGGATACGGGCGTTACGCTGAAGGTGACCCCGCGGGTTCTGAACGATAACCGGGTGGCTATGGATGTCACGCAAGAGGTCAGCTCGGTCGCTCGGACCCAGACCTCTGGCATCGACTCGCCGACCATCAAGCAGCGCAAGTTAGAGAGTAGCCTCATCATCCCCGAAGGCACCGTTGTGGCTCTGGGCGGCCTGATCAGTTCGTCGGAAAGCGATAGCGAGGGGGGAGCGCCGCTGCTGAAGGACATTCCGGGCCTCGGCAACCTCTTCAAGCAAAGGGCGCGTAATAAAGACCGGACCGAACTGATTGTGCTCATTCAGGTGACAATTCTCCGGGATCCGGCAGCCTTTAATCGGCAGTGGGAGGATTTTGGGGCGGATATTCGTGATCTGGCGGGGCGTCGCCTTGCACCGGTCCAGTGA